The genomic window tTGGTCATCAGACATAATGGctcaccagtgagttcacaccggggacaggccgttcacctgctcagactgtgggaggggattcacttgCCCATCtaacctgaaggtacatcagcgagttcacactggagagaggtcgttcacctgctcagactgtgggaagggattcactcggtcatctgacctaatggtaCACCAgctagttcacactggagagaggctgttctcctgctcagtctgtgggaagggattcacttggtcatctcaactgaaggtacatcagagagttcacactggagagaggccattcacctgctcatacTGTGGGacaggattcactcagtcatcctccctaatgaaacaccagcgagttcacaccggggagcggccgttcacctgctcagactgtgggaaaggattcatttgctcatctaacctgaagacacatcagcaagttcacactggcgagaggcctttcacttgctcagaatgtgggaagggattcattcggtCGTCTTACCTGATGActcatcaacgagttcacacaagggagcggccattcacctgctcagactgtgggaagggattcccttgctcatctcaactgaaggtacatcagcgacttcacactgcagagaggccgttcagctgctcagactgcgggaagggattcccttgctcatctcaactgaaggtacatcagcgacatcactctggagagaggccgttcacctgctcagactgtgggaagggattcccttgctcatcccaactgaaggtacatcaacgaggtcacactggcgagaggccgttcacctgctcatactgtgggaaaggattcactcagtcatctgaactgaaggtacatcagcgagttcacactggggagaggccattcacctgctcagactgtgggaagggattcacttgctcatctcaactgaaggtacatcagagagttcacactggggagaggccattcacctgctcagactgtgggaagggattcacttgctcatcccaactgagggtacatcagcgagttcacactggagaaaggccgttcacctgctcagactgtgggaagggattcactcagtcatctcaactgaaggtacatcagcaagttcacaccagggagcagccgttcacctgctcggactgctggaagggattcacttggtcatctcaactacagagacaccagcgagttcacagtgggtaGACTGCTCAGACTGCTCAGACTTtaggaagagattctctcagccaaatcaaccaaatgtgcatcattgacTTCAAactggagaggccattcacctgctgcgATTGTGGGAAGTGATTCACTTAGTCATCTCGGCTTATGTAACTCTCGCTTCTGCTAGCAGCTTAATGTAGtggtgatagcccccagcccagctaAACTtgtgaaatctcgtttgggtggatggtgtgtgatgtgtcccctgttacaaatcatttccccaaaattacaaacattacacaatatgcgattaaacaattTTCTTTCTAATTCAtactttgactatagggttagtaaagtaaaCAAAGTAAAAtggcccactctctccattcacgtcttctcatctctccctaGCGAAAGACCACAAATTCTCTCTTCTAGACTCGCAGGAAAGAACGTTTCTCTCGTTGGATAGCCCCGCACTCCAAATCCCTCTTATATCTAGTCttaacctaaacattgctgctacagagaaaccattacctcagcagtgaaacattacagagaggccattccaTGAGCATTGAAACCTTGCAGCATGTTATACTTGTGACACTCTACCGggatcacactggggagaaagtttcaatgagctgcatgctggatatttgtccatcaccattgctgaatgcaatttcgaggGTGACTGTCgctgctgaactctgcaattattgctgctgctcaccacacccagttctgcaccctggtcactgggcatgggaggagtttcttctgctgcacattcacctttaacgtgactggagtttaatattctggatctgcgacaaataaatcagttttttttaaactctgtctctggtacttaagtgaatttataacacacctagtgcACAGTAAAGAGTCAACTCCGGCCagctggaccctgccagtgattctgttccatgacagtccttttaaatcctcccctgtacGGCCAAAACGGCATGTTTTTCCTCTTTCCAGACAAATCTCTCTGAATTCTTTGGTGAAATAAGAAAGGTGGTGGGTGTtgtttgtttggattttcagatggttcTGAACAAGGTGCTGCAGCTGAAGCTGCTGAACAAGACTACAGCTCATGGTATGTGATGTCCCTGTGCTGTtcccgctggagtttagaattaTGGGTGGGTTTCCTGAATACTGTAAAGCCAAGATAGAGACAATATGGAGAATATGTTTCACATAATGCGTAGCCCAGGACCAGGGGTACACCCTCAGACTATAGGGAAATCAATTCAtaagaaagatgaggaggaagtctTATGATATTATGTTTATTCAACATGGCCATGACTGATCTATGCTTCTGTGTCCATCCCCCTCTATCTCCACCTCAAATGTACCCAGTCCCCTGCCTGCACTCAGCTGGATGGACACTTCACTGATCCTAAAGGAATTTACATGGAAGGTTTAGACTTTTAGAAATTTTCGTATGTCTCCATTTAAAATGAGTGGCCCTTTTCGATTCCTGTCAGTTTCTCTCTCACTGATCAACATGTCCCTTTCCCTCGTATATCTCCCCCGTTTCAATCCCTGGTTTCTATCCCAGTTTAACTCCCCATCTCTCTTCCCTTCCTTATTCCCTCCAATCTCTCTCCATCATTCTCTCCCATGCCTCTTTCTACCCCCTCGCTTGCTCCCCGTTTATTTCTTACCCACATCCATCTCACTCTTCCCGTCATTCTCTCCCCTCACTGGTTGTTGCCACCGTCTCTCTCCCCTATGTTTCTATCCTCTAACActtctctcccatctctcctcagtctgtctCACTAACTCTCCTACAGTCTCTcgattctctctccctctttttcaAACCATCACtcagcctctctcctccctcccctctttctctctctctcccacttccccttctctctttctccctcttcctctatctctctgtctctttctctccctcctctgCTTCATCCAACTCCAAACGCCAGTATGTTCCGATGTCACCAAGACTACTTATCTTGTCGATGTCACTGTCGCACATTGAAAGGGATGGGTTGCTATCCTGGAGTGAGCACGGGTTGAGATTCAGagtcggggtgggggtgtggtttgtagacagaaaggggagaagagaggtgaGTGAGCGGAGTAGGAGAGGGAGGTGAGGAAGTGGGAGAAGATGTATTAggataagaggggagagagagaagacgGAGGAGAAGCAGAGAGGAAGGTGTGCTGAGAATTGAGAGGAGGGTGAAGAGTAGGGAGAAAGGGAGTGGAAAATAAAGTGAGTGCACTATGGAGAGGAGTGAGCAAGATTTTGAGGGAGCTGCACACGCTCACAGTTTTGAGGGAGTTCCATTCCCTCTGTCCCACTCACTGTAACTCTTCTAAGGATGTATTTTCATTAATGAAAACAGACTGAAATGAAAGCTCAGACCAGAAAGTTGAAGAACTGATCACAATAGAACAGTTATTCCCTCTGGGGCGGTTACATGTCCTAAAATGGCTTTAGGAGCAAATAACACTCGGGGGGACATTCAAGAATCTTGATGGTGCGACAAGCTGCCTCTAACTTCAGGCATCAGATCTGACCAACCATTAGTAGAGCAGCACTTCCAAAAAAGGTCGTGGCGCTGGAACATAGGAAGAAGCATCGCATTCCTTGTGTCAATAGAGGACCAGGCGGTTGACACAAAGATAACAAAAATGTACTTTAAAAGAGTAACAAACTCAAGACGAAGTGTTGTGTTTCTCTCGGGTTCTGAAGCAGAATATGCCATTTGATTGCTTACACAGTCGCCATCAAGTGGCaagcatcattcacc from Hypanus sabinus isolate sHypSab1 chromosome 18, sHypSab1.hap1, whole genome shotgun sequence includes these protein-coding regions:
- the LOC132377455 gene encoding zinc finger protein 229-like; amino-acid sequence: MMRVHTGDRPFTCSDCGRGFTCPSNLKVHQRVHTGERSFTCSDCGKGFTRSSDLMVHQLVHTGERLFSCSVCGKGFTWSSQLKVHQRVHTGERPFTCSYCGTGFTQSSSLMKHQRVHTGERPFTCSDCGKGFICSSNLKTHQQVHTGERPFTCSECGKGFIRSSYLMTHQRVHTRERPFTCSDCGKGFPCSSQLKVHQRLHTAERPFSCSDCGKGFPCSSQLKVHQRHHSGERPFTCSDCGKGFPCSSQLKVHQRGHTGERPFTCSYCGKGFTQSSELKVHQRVHTGERPFTCSDCGKGFTCSSQLKVHQRVHTGERPFTCSDCGKGFTCSSQLRVHQRVHTGERPFTCSDCGKGFTQSSQLKVHQQVHTREQPFTCSDCWKGFTWSSQLQRHQRVHSG